In one window of Thalassococcus arenae DNA:
- a CDS encoding ABC transporter permease codes for MPDTARAPLHVTLVSLTGLGLVWLLAAWISDDPSILPGPAAVAEVIAREAQGGKLGFHIVQTLRRVLLAFCLAMAVGCALGILTGLSARANRWLDPWITVFLNLPALVIIVLCYLWIGLNEVAAVIAVALNKTAMVAVTIREGVRTLDRGVGDMARVYRMTPLARLRHVIWPQLGPFVATSTRNGLAVIWKIVLVVEFLGRSNGVGFQIHLYFQLFDTAGVLAYALSFTAVMLAIEYGLVQRWERRSAAWRHV; via the coding sequence ATGCCGGATACCGCCCGCGCGCCGCTGCATGTCACCCTGGTTTCGCTGACCGGGCTGGGACTGGTCTGGCTGCTGGCCGCGTGGATCAGCGACGACCCGTCGATCCTGCCGGGTCCGGCCGCCGTGGCCGAGGTCATCGCCCGCGAGGCGCAGGGCGGCAAGCTGGGCTTTCACATCGTCCAGACGCTGCGCCGGGTTCTGCTGGCTTTCTGCCTGGCCATGGCGGTGGGCTGCGCGCTCGGCATCCTGACCGGTCTTTCGGCGCGCGCCAATCGCTGGCTCGATCCCTGGATCACCGTGTTTCTCAACCTGCCCGCGCTGGTCATCATCGTGCTGTGCTACCTGTGGATCGGTCTGAACGAGGTCGCCGCGGTGATCGCCGTGGCCCTGAACAAGACCGCGATGGTCGCCGTGACCATCCGCGAAGGTGTGCGCACCCTGGATCGCGGCGTGGGCGATATGGCGCGGGTCTATCGCATGACGCCGCTGGCGCGCCTGCGCCACGTGATCTGGCCACAGCTCGGGCCCTTCGTCGCCACCAGCACGCGCAACGGGCTGGCGGTGATCTGGAAGATCGTGCTGGTGGTCGAATTCCTGGGCCGCTCGAACGGGGTGGGGTTCCAGATTCACCTCTATTTCCAGCTGTTCGACACCGCCGGCGTGCTGGCCTATGCGCTCAGCTTCACCGCCGTGATGCTGGCCATCGAATACGGGCTGGTGCAACGCTGGGAACGTCGCAGCGCCGCCTGGCGCCATGTCTGA
- a CDS encoding FAD:protein FMN transferase, whose amino-acid sequence MRRRRFLALAAAFACAPGLARAETWRGFALGAEVSVTLEGPPRETHRTLADIPAMLDRIEDLFSLYRETSSLSRLNGSGHLRRPDKRFLALMRQADAAHRLTGGLFDPTVQPLWHAHATGADTAWAQSLVAWRRVRFDAAGIVLGRHQALTFNGIAQGYATDLVCDLLRQRGFTRTLVDIGEQAALGGPYRLGLADPVFGAVGQRSVTDGAIATSSPGALRLGTAHHILGPHGEDPLWSTVSIEAASATLADALSTAAVFMPLERLQRLKADAALTRITVIDASGRLRSL is encoded by the coding sequence ATGAGGCGCCGTCGGTTCCTGGCACTGGCGGCGGCCTTTGCCTGTGCGCCGGGCCTTGCCCGGGCCGAAACCTGGCGCGGTTTCGCGCTTGGTGCCGAGGTGTCGGTGACGTTGGAAGGCCCGCCGCGGGAAACCCACCGCACGCTGGCCGATATCCCGGCGATGCTCGACCGGATCGAGGACCTGTTCAGCCTGTACCGCGAGACATCCAGCCTGTCGCGGCTGAACGGCAGCGGACATCTGCGGCGCCCGGACAAGCGGTTCCTGGCGCTGATGCGGCAGGCGGACGCGGCGCATCGGCTGACCGGCGGGCTGTTCGATCCGACCGTGCAACCGCTTTGGCACGCCCATGCCACGGGCGCAGATACCGCCTGGGCGCAGTCGCTGGTGGCCTGGCGGCGGGTGCGGTTCGACGCGGCGGGGATCGTTCTGGGCCGCCACCAGGCCCTGACCTTCAACGGCATCGCGCAGGGTTACGCCACCGACCTGGTCTGCGACCTGCTGCGCCAGCGTGGTTTCACCCGGACGCTGGTGGATATCGGCGAACAGGCGGCCCTGGGCGGGCCCTACCGGCTGGGGCTGGCCGATCCGGTCTTCGGCGCGGTCGGTCAGCGCAGTGTGACCGACGGCGCGATCGCCACGTCCAGCCCCGGTGCTTTGCGGCTTGGCACCGCGCATCACATCCTGGGACCGCATGGCGAAGACCCGCTTTGGTCCACGGTATCGATCGAGGCGGCAAGCGCCACGCTGGCCGATGCCCTGTCGACCGCGGCCGTTTTCATGCCGCTTGAGCGCCTGCAAAGGCTCAAGGCCGACGCCGCGCTGACGCGGATCACGGTGATCGACGCGTCAGGCCGTCTGCGCAGCCTGTGA
- a CDS encoding fumarylacetoacetate hydrolase family protein produces the protein MAYLFPPRPQPALSVQGTDALYPVARIFCVGRNYVEHAREMGGEVDREAPFYFTKSPHHIALTGTTLPYPPGTSDYHHEVELVVALGAPLVAATEAEAMDAVYGYGVGLDMTRRDLQAQAKDKRRPWDIGKDVEGSAVLGPLTPAADFGTPGPQRIALTVNGETRQQAHLSDMVWPVGPLLAHLSGLYTLGAGDLVMMGTPAGVGPVRPGDALEATLDGCAPLHVAFKA, from the coding sequence TTGGCCTACCTCTTTCCCCCCCGCCCGCAACCCGCCCTCAGCGTTCAGGGCACCGACGCGCTCTATCCCGTGGCCCGCATCTTTTGCGTCGGGCGCAACTATGTCGAACATGCCCGGGAAATGGGGGGCGAGGTCGACCGCGAGGCGCCGTTCTATTTCACCAAGTCGCCGCATCACATCGCGCTGACCGGAACGACCCTGCCATATCCGCCGGGCACCAGCGACTACCACCACGAGGTCGAACTGGTCGTGGCGCTCGGCGCGCCGCTGGTCGCCGCGACCGAGGCCGAGGCGATGGATGCGGTCTATGGTTATGGCGTCGGGCTGGACATGACCCGGCGCGACCTGCAGGCGCAGGCCAAGGACAAACGCCGGCCCTGGGACATCGGCAAGGATGTCGAAGGCTCGGCCGTCCTGGGCCCGCTGACACCCGCCGCCGATTTCGGCACACCCGGCCCGCAGCGCATCGCGCTGACGGTGAACGGCGAGACGCGGCAACAGGCGCATCTGTCCGACATGGTCTGGCCCGTCGGCCCGCTGCTGGCGCATCTGTCGGGGCTCTACACGCTGGGCGCGGGCGATCTGGTGATGATGGGCACCCCCGCCGGCGTCGGCCCGGTGCGCCCCGGCGACGCGCTCGAGGCCACTCTCGACGGCTGCGCGCCGCTGCACGTGGCGTTCAAGGCATAG
- a CDS encoding MFS transporter yields the protein MATELDFSFAALTVPARRHIRVFQIHQFLDRFAMGLTVAVVALALTDRGMDLFQISLLFGVYSLTTMAMELPFGGLADTIGRKPVFLAAVIASLVSLALFLSTSDFHVLALSFAFIGFGRALRSGTLDAWFVETFRAAAPNADVQPALAKAQWANAMGLALGAVVGGLLPDFFGSVAQKSGFSVYDVSYAASLAVMLGVFVYTLLVIVEKPRPLNPQALKHGFTTVPLVIKDAGLLALRHPTLSVLLAALAFFLMATNPVEVIWPTHAKPMLEEGYANTVIGVLTAAYFFSIAFGAWLSPRISRIFRRRHAVTLAVAFACMAGVQIALALQGGIVGFLLVFIVYSVVLGVSETPASSILHGCVEDRQRSTMLSLRSLIQQLGAALGLILAGAIADVYSTPTAWIVGAAFLVIAVILIGILAKRLAAERG from the coding sequence ATGGCAACGGAACTGGATTTCTCCTTCGCTGCGCTGACCGTTCCGGCGAGACGGCACATCCGGGTGTTTCAGATCCACCAGTTTCTCGATCGTTTTGCCATGGGTTTGACGGTTGCCGTTGTTGCACTGGCGCTGACCGATCGAGGCATGGATCTTTTCCAGATTTCGCTACTCTTTGGTGTCTACTCACTAACGACCATGGCGATGGAACTCCCGTTCGGCGGATTGGCCGACACCATCGGACGCAAGCCGGTCTTTCTGGCAGCGGTCATCGCCAGCCTGGTCTCCCTCGCCCTCTTCCTCTCGACAAGCGATTTCCATGTTCTCGCGCTCTCATTTGCCTTCATCGGTTTTGGACGCGCGCTGCGCTCGGGCACGCTCGACGCCTGGTTCGTTGAAACCTTCAGGGCCGCTGCGCCGAATGCCGATGTTCAACCCGCCCTTGCAAAGGCGCAATGGGCCAATGCCATGGGCCTTGCCCTGGGGGCGGTTGTGGGCGGCCTTCTGCCCGATTTCTTCGGCTCGGTGGCACAGAAATCGGGTTTCAGTGTCTACGATGTATCCTACGCGGCGAGCTTGGCAGTGATGCTGGGCGTGTTCGTCTACACCTTGCTTGTTATCGTGGAAAAACCGCGCCCGCTGAACCCGCAGGCTCTGAAACACGGGTTCACCACGGTTCCTTTGGTCATCAAGGATGCCGGTCTTCTCGCCCTCAGACATCCGACTTTGTCGGTGCTTCTGGCGGCTCTGGCGTTTTTCCTGATGGCGACCAACCCGGTCGAGGTGATCTGGCCGACCCATGCCAAGCCCATGTTGGAGGAAGGCTATGCAAACACGGTCATCGGTGTCCTGACCGCTGCCTATTTCTTCTCGATCGCGTTCGGCGCGTGGCTGTCGCCGCGCATCAGTCGGATCTTCAGGCGGCGGCACGCCGTTACCCTTGCGGTGGCTTTTGCCTGCATGGCCGGCGTTCAGATCGCCTTGGCTTTGCAGGGCGGTATTGTCGGATTTCTGTTGGTTTTCATTGTGTATTCCGTCGTCCTTGGCGTATCCGAAACACCCGCCAGCAGTATTCTGCATGGATGCGTGGAAGACCGCCAGCGATCCACGATGCTGTCTTTGCGGTCGCTGATACAGCAACTCGGGGCCGCTCTGGGCCTGATACTGGCGGGCGCCATCGCCGATGTTTACTCCACACCCACGGCATGGATTGTCGGCGCCGCGTTTCTTGTCATTGCCGTGATCCTGATCGGCATCCTTGCCAAAAGGCTTGCCGCAGAGCGTGGATAG
- a CDS encoding penicillin-binding protein 1A — MTRFIFSFFGAIFSVLTLGTMMVALTVGAVFWMYGRDLPSHDSLAQYTPPTISRIYSTEGQVIDEFAQERRLFTPADEIPDLVKQAFISAEDKNFYDHKGYDVRGIAAAAVQAVQSRGRDVRGASTITQQVMKNFLLSGDRRAERKIKEIILAARVEQALSKEKILELYLNEIFLGQNSYGVTAAAQTYFNKTLNELAPHEAAFLASLPKAPSDYHPVRQKERLVARRNFVLKEMYENGYIDRATYEAEIATPLKSVQNGDFEPYQRALPPRDYFTDEIRRQLSEDFGEDQFFSGGYSVRATLDPSMQVEAAKALRRALENYDRSLGRWRGTGKTIPVETLADETAWRAALADVRVARDIDLDGPWLVAVVREVRDQELVIGIENFTLGDPRGMTVPRSDTSWFSGNLFDNFEPGDVIHVREYTEGGQFLRWSLRQVPQVQGGFMAMDVNTGRVIAMQGGFSYQHSVFNRATQALRQPGSSFKPFVYAAALDSGYTPATIVVDAPIEIDTPQGIWRPKNASNQFYGPTPLRTGIEQSRNLMTIRLAQEVGMDTVARYAEKFGVYDNMGRVLANALGSDETTLFKIVAAYAMFANGGERVEPTLVDRVQDRYGQTVYSHDAEEGNRRVCVDCTDANIAPGQSPRIVNQRERVMNAVTAYQLTTMLQGVVDRGTARRTVNLPVPTAGKTGTTNDAKDVWFVGFTSNIVAGCYIGFDTPRSLGEGASGGGLCGPVFNQFMQTAVQKYGGGKFRVPEECQFINIDRFTGARLSDGATGENVVAECFREGEEPIFGIQFDGGFAISGDFERINPGGLDAGRTVTTSTGRKVQVAPKASFGTLSSGGLY; from the coding sequence GTGACTCGGTTCATCTTTTCCTTCTTCGGCGCGATTTTCAGCGTCCTGACCCTGGGCACGATGATGGTCGCCCTGACCGTCGGCGCGGTGTTCTGGATGTATGGCCGCGACCTGCCCAGCCATGACAGCCTGGCGCAATACACGCCGCCGACGATCAGCCGGATCTATTCCACCGAAGGCCAGGTGATCGACGAGTTCGCGCAGGAACGCCGCCTGTTCACGCCCGCAGACGAAATCCCGGATCTGGTGAAGCAGGCCTTCATCTCGGCCGAGGACAAGAATTTCTACGATCACAAGGGCTATGACGTGCGCGGCATCGCCGCGGCCGCGGTGCAGGCGGTGCAGTCGCGCGGACGCGACGTGCGCGGCGCCTCGACGATCACCCAGCAGGTGATGAAGAACTTCCTGCTCTCCGGCGATCGCCGCGCCGAACGCAAGATCAAGGAAATCATTCTTGCCGCCCGCGTCGAACAGGCGCTGAGCAAGGAAAAGATCCTCGAGCTGTATCTGAACGAAATCTTCCTCGGTCAGAATTCCTATGGCGTGACAGCCGCGGCGCAGACCTATTTCAACAAGACGCTGAACGAACTGGCACCGCACGAAGCGGCCTTTCTGGCGTCTCTGCCCAAGGCGCCCTCGGACTACCATCCGGTCCGGCAGAAGGAACGCCTGGTCGCCCGGCGCAACTTCGTGCTCAAGGAAATGTACGAGAACGGCTATATCGACCGTGCCACCTACGAGGCCGAGATCGCCACGCCGCTGAAATCGGTCCAGAACGGCGATTTCGAACCCTATCAGCGCGCCCTGCCGCCGCGCGACTATTTCACCGACGAGATCCGCCGGCAATTGTCCGAGGATTTCGGCGAAGACCAGTTCTTTTCCGGCGGCTATTCGGTCCGCGCGACGCTGGACCCGTCCATGCAGGTCGAAGCCGCCAAGGCGTTGCGCCGGGCGCTGGAAAACTACGACCGGTCGCTGGGTCGCTGGCGCGGCACCGGCAAGACGATCCCGGTCGAGACGCTGGCGGACGAAACCGCCTGGCGGGCGGCGCTGGCCGATGTCCGGGTGGCCCGCGACATCGACCTCGACGGGCCGTGGCTGGTGGCGGTGGTGCGCGAGGTGCGCGACCAGGAACTGGTGATCGGGATCGAGAATTTCACCCTCGGCGATCCGCGCGGCATGACCGTACCGCGCAGCGATACCAGCTGGTTCAGCGGCAACCTGTTCGACAATTTCGAACCCGGCGACGTGATCCATGTCCGCGAATACACCGAAGGCGGGCAATTCCTGCGCTGGAGCCTGCGCCAGGTGCCGCAGGTGCAGGGCGGCTTCATGGCGATGGACGTCAATACCGGCCGGGTGATCGCGATGCAGGGCGGGTTTTCCTACCAGCATTCGGTGTTCAACCGCGCCACCCAGGCGCTGCGCCAGCCGGGGTCCAGCTTCAAGCCCTTCGTTTACGCCGCCGCCCTGGACAGCGGCTATACCCCGGCGACCATCGTGGTCGACGCCCCGATCGAGATCGACACGCCGCAGGGGATCTGGCGGCCCAAGAACGCGTCCAACCAGTTCTACGGACCCACGCCCCTGCGCACCGGTATCGAACAATCGCGCAACCTGATGACCATCCGTCTCGCGCAAGAGGTCGGCATGGACACGGTGGCGCGCTACGCCGAGAAATTCGGCGTCTACGACAACATGGGCCGGGTGCTGGCCAACGCGCTCGGGTCGGACGAAACCACGCTGTTCAAGATCGTCGCGGCCTATGCGATGTTCGCCAATGGCGGCGAACGGGTGGAACCGACGCTGGTCGACCGGGTGCAGGACCGCTACGGCCAGACCGTCTACAGCCACGATGCCGAAGAAGGCAACCGGCGGGTCTGCGTCGATTGCACCGATGCGAACATCGCGCCGGGTCAAAGCCCGCGCATCGTCAACCAGCGCGAACGGGTGATGAACGCCGTCACCGCCTACCAGCTGACCACGATGCTTCAGGGCGTCGTCGATCGCGGCACCGCGCGGCGCACGGTCAACCTGCCGGTGCCGACCGCCGGCAAGACCGGCACCACCAACGACGCCAAGGACGTTTGGTTCGTCGGTTTCACGTCGAATATCGTGGCAGGCTGCTATATCGGTTTCGACACGCCCCGCAGCCTGGGCGAAGGCGCCTCGGGCGGTGGCCTGTGCGGCCCGGTCTTCAACCAGTTCATGCAGACGGCGGTGCAGAAATACGGCGGCGGCAAGTTCCGCGTGCCCGAAGAATGCCAGTTCATCAATATCGATCGCTTCACCGGCGCGCGCCTGTCGGACGGCGCCACCGGCGAGAACGTCGTGGCGGAATGCTTCCGCGAGGGCGAAGAGCCGATCTTCGGCATCCAGTTCGACGGCGGCTTTGCCATTTCCGGCGATTTCGAGCGGATCAACCCCGGTGGCCTGGACGCCGGTCGCACCGTCACCACCTCGACCGGGCGCAAGGTGCAGGTGGCCCCCAAGGCCAGCTTCGGAACGCTCAGCTCGGGCGGCCTGTACTGA
- the purM gene encoding phosphoribosylformylglycinamidine cyclo-ligase, translated as MSDGKNGLTYAQAGVDIDAGNALVERIKPAARRTSRPGVMSGLGGFGALFDLKGAGYSDPVLVAATDGVGTKLRIAIDTGHVDGVGIDLVAMCVNDLVCQGAEPLFFLDYFATGKLDTDRAARVIEGIAEGCVRSGCALIGGETAEMPGMYPAGDFDLAGFAVGAMERGAALPDGVAKGDVLLGLASDGVHSNGYSLVRKIVEVSGLGWDADCPWSDGSLGAALLTPTRLYVKPALSAIATGGVHALAHITGGGLTENLPRVLPEGLGAEIDLSAWRMPGVFAWLAATGGIAGPEMLKTFNCGIGMVVVAGADSATAVTAALREAGETVIPLGTVVGGRGVTYTGTLA; from the coding sequence ATGAGCGACGGCAAGAATGGCCTCACCTATGCCCAGGCGGGCGTCGATATCGACGCCGGCAACGCGCTGGTCGAACGGATCAAACCCGCCGCCAGGCGCACCAGCCGCCCCGGGGTGATGTCAGGCCTGGGCGGGTTCGGCGCGTTGTTCGACCTCAAGGGCGCGGGCTATTCCGACCCTGTCCTGGTCGCCGCGACCGATGGGGTGGGCACCAAGCTGCGCATCGCCATCGATACCGGCCATGTCGACGGCGTGGGCATCGACCTGGTGGCGATGTGCGTCAACGACCTGGTCTGCCAGGGTGCCGAGCCGCTGTTCTTCCTGGATTACTTCGCCACCGGCAAGCTGGATACCGACAGGGCCGCGCGGGTGATCGAAGGCATCGCCGAGGGCTGCGTGCGTTCGGGCTGCGCGCTGATCGGCGGCGAGACGGCGGAAATGCCGGGCATGTACCCGGCGGGCGATTTCGACCTCGCGGGCTTTGCCGTGGGCGCGATGGAACGCGGCGCGGCCCTGCCCGACGGCGTCGCCAAGGGCGACGTTCTGCTGGGCCTCGCCTCGGACGGGGTGCATTCCAACGGTTATTCGCTGGTGCGCAAGATCGTCGAGGTCTCGGGGCTGGGCTGGGACGCCGATTGCCCCTGGAGCGACGGCTCGCTGGGTGCCGCGCTGCTGACGCCGACGCGGCTCTACGTCAAGCCGGCGCTGTCCGCCATCGCCACCGGCGGCGTGCATGCGCTGGCCCATATCACCGGCGGCGGCCTGACCGAAAACCTGCCCCGCGTCCTGCCCGAAGGCCTGGGCGCCGAGATCGACCTTTCCGCCTGGCGCATGCCCGGCGTCTTCGCCTGGCTGGCCGCCACCGGTGGGATCGCGGGGCCCGAGATGCTCAAGACCTTCAATTGCGGCATCGGCATGGTGGTCGTGGCCGGTGCCGACAGTGCCACGGCGGTGACGGCGGCGCTGCGCGAGGCGGGCGAAACGGTCATCCCGTTGGGCACGGTCGTCGGCGGGCGCGGCGTAACCTACACCGGAACGCTGGCTTGA
- the purN gene encoding phosphoribosylglycinamide formyltransferase produces the protein MKRVAILISGGGSNMVRLVEAMTGDCPARPCLVLANVPGAGGLARAQALGVPTALVDHKPFGPDRAGFETALTAELDKAQPDIIALAGFMRVLTERFVTRWQGRMLNIHPSLLPKYRGLNTHARAIEAGDAEAGCTVHEVTAELDDGPILGQARVPIRPGDTPETLAARVLEQEHRLYPAVLCRFAAGDRRPLRVP, from the coding sequence TTGAAGCGCGTCGCCATCCTGATTTCCGGCGGCGGGTCCAACATGGTCAGGCTGGTCGAGGCGATGACCGGCGACTGCCCCGCACGTCCCTGCCTTGTGCTCGCCAACGTCCCGGGGGCGGGCGGCCTGGCCCGGGCGCAGGCGCTTGGCGTGCCGACGGCACTGGTCGATCACAAGCCGTTCGGGCCGGACCGCGCCGGGTTCGAGACGGCGCTGACGGCCGAACTGGACAAGGCGCAACCGGACATCATCGCCTTGGCGGGGTTCATGCGGGTGCTGACCGAACGCTTCGTGACCCGCTGGCAGGGCCGGATGCTGAACATCCATCCCTCGCTCTTGCCGAAATATCGCGGGCTGAACACCCATGCCCGCGCCATCGAGGCCGGCGATGCCGAAGCGGGCTGCACCGTGCACGAGGTCACCGCCGAGCTGGACGACGGCCCGATCCTCGGTCAGGCCCGCGTGCCGATCCGGCCCGGCGACACGCCAGAGACGCTGGCCGCACGGGTGCTGGAACAGGAACACCGGCTCTACCCGGCCGTGCTGTGCCGGTTCGCCGCGGGCGACCGGCGGCCCTTGCGGGTGCCCTGA
- a CDS encoding 4Fe-4S binding protein — MGRRVFLALVLWLLASLSALAEAVPREVLAEHVFAPMGLGEQIGENGVYELLNSGGAHAGYVFQTEPMAPLPGFSGAPINVLVVLDLEGRFLDAKLLGHNEPIFVSGLGEAPFHAFFEQYRGHSISDSLVVGTPYGGASSGSGLVYLDGVTKATASVRIAHESILAAALQVAREKMGGIAAGPPAAPNPEVTETHDWDSLVEQGLIRRTTVSNAEVQALFEGTVWDDDDPEALDDPDAPYLDLWVADLGPRSIARALLSPDTLEQLDAFMSVSTFDEPILLVETGRHGLVSEDFVRNTAPDLLGAEQGGFPVALRDADLFVELAEGVPDALHDGVAMILRTDRRLGFDPASPWMVTADVVREHGMFQPEIGSVTLRAEHATPERFFVRPEPVQRLTPFQEALRARQTDLVILAAGLMLLLPLLLFAQGRLAGAPGYTPLRLGFLAAMLGFVGWWGQGQLSIVTPLAGLQTAMAGGSYAFLLYDPFSLLVWGAAILGFVLWGRGLFCGWLCPFGAMQEFAHHLGRLLRLPRWEPSRAWDQRLKWLKYVALAGLVAVTLFAPSHMDKAAEIEPFKTAITTFFVREWYYVAYAAGWLVLGMVTFKGFCRYLCPLGALMAIGGALRLRRWIPRRVECGSPCQLCRVKCQYGAIRKTGEIQYNECFQCLDCVTIHDDATQCVPLVLKGRAGSRAPRLTGHPNQVPVT; from the coding sequence ATGGGACGTCGCGTGTTTCTTGCCTTGGTTCTGTGGCTCTTGGCCAGCCTGTCGGCTTTGGCCGAGGCGGTCCCGCGCGAGGTGCTGGCCGAACATGTCTTTGCGCCGATGGGCCTGGGCGAGCAGATCGGCGAAAACGGTGTCTACGAGTTGCTGAATTCCGGCGGGGCGCATGCGGGGTACGTCTTTCAGACCGAACCGATGGCCCCCCTGCCCGGCTTTTCCGGCGCCCCGATCAACGTGCTGGTGGTGCTGGACCTCGAAGGCCGGTTCCTGGATGCCAAGCTGCTGGGCCACAACGAACCGATCTTCGTCTCGGGTCTGGGCGAAGCGCCGTTCCACGCCTTTTTCGAGCAATATCGCGGCCATTCGATTTCCGACAGCCTGGTGGTCGGCACGCCCTATGGCGGCGCCAGCAGCGGCAGCGGGCTGGTCTATCTGGATGGCGTGACCAAGGCGACGGCGTCGGTTCGCATCGCGCATGAATCGATCCTGGCCGCCGCCTTGCAGGTGGCGCGCGAAAAGATGGGCGGGATCGCCGCCGGACCGCCCGCCGCGCCCAACCCCGAAGTGACCGAGACGCATGACTGGGACAGCCTGGTCGAACAGGGCCTGATCCGCCGCACCACCGTCAGCAATGCCGAGGTGCAGGCGCTGTTCGAAGGCACGGTCTGGGATGACGATGACCCCGAGGCGCTGGACGACCCCGATGCGCCCTACCTGGATCTCTGGGTGGCCGACCTGGGGCCGCGGTCGATCGCCCGCGCGCTGCTGTCGCCCGACACGCTGGAGCAACTGGACGCCTTCATGTCGGTCTCGACCTTCGACGAACCGATCCTGCTGGTGGAAACCGGCCGGCATGGCCTGGTGTCCGAGGATTTCGTGCGCAACACCGCGCCCGATCTGCTGGGCGCGGAACAGGGCGGATTCCCGGTGGCGCTGCGCGATGCCGATCTGTTCGTCGAACTGGCCGAGGGCGTGCCGGATGCATTGCATGACGGCGTGGCGATGATCCTGCGCACCGACCGGCGGCTGGGCTTCGACCCGGCCAGCCCGTGGATGGTGACGGCCGACGTGGTGCGCGAACACGGCATGTTCCAGCCCGAGATCGGATCGGTCACGCTGCGCGCCGAACACGCCACGCCGGAACGGTTCTTTGTCCGCCCCGAGCCGGTGCAACGCCTGACCCCGTTCCAGGAAGCGCTGCGGGCGCGCCAGACCGACCTCGTGATCCTGGCGGCCGGTCTGATGCTGTTGCTGCCGCTTTTGCTGTTCGCGCAAGGCCGGTTGGCGGGGGCGCCGGGCTATACGCCGCTGCGGCTGGGCTTTCTGGCGGCGATGCTGGGCTTTGTCGGCTGGTGGGGTCAGGGTCAACTGTCGATCGTCACGCCGCTGGCGGGGTTGCAGACGGCGATGGCGGGCGGATCCTATGCGTTCCTGCTCTACGATCCGTTCTCGCTGCTGGTCTGGGGCGCGGCGATCCTGGGTTTCGTGCTGTGGGGGCGCGGGCTGTTCTGCGGCTGGCTGTGCCCGTTCGGGGCGATGCAGGAATTCGCCCACCATCTGGGCCGGCTGCTGCGCCTGCCACGGTGGGAGCCGTCGCGCGCCTGGGACCAGCGGCTGAAATGGCTGAAATACGTCGCGCTGGCGGGGCTGGTCGCGGTGACCCTGTTCGCGCCGTCCCACATGGACAAGGCCGCCGAGATCGAGCCGTTCAAGACCGCGATCACCACCTTCTTCGTGCGCGAATGGTATTACGTTGCCTATGCCGCGGGCTGGCTGGTGCTGGGCATGGTCACCTTCAAGGGCTTCTGCCGCTACCTCTGCCCGCTTGGTGCGCTGATGGCGATCGGTGGCGCGCTGCGGCTGCGGCGCTGGATTCCGCGGCGGGTGGAATGCGGATCGCCCTGCCAGCTGTGCCGGGTGAAATGCCAGTACGGCGCGATCCGCAAGACCGGCGAGATACAGTATAACGAATGCTTCCAGTGCCTTGATTGCGTGACCATCCATGACGACGCGACGCAATGCGTGCCGCTGGTGCTGAAAGGCCGCGCCGGCAGCCGTGCGCCGCGCCTGACAGGCCATCCCAACCAGGTGCCGGTGACATGA